The Cynocephalus volans isolate mCynVol1 chromosome 1, mCynVol1.pri, whole genome shotgun sequence region GTCCCAGGGCAGGACTCCCAGTACTTGTCATGCCTGGAGAGGCAGCCCCGCCATGCACAACAGAGCCCATCTCTGGTCATAGCAGCTCACCTGGCTCCTTCAGCTTCTATATTCATGGCCTCTGGAACCTCTCGGGGGGGCCCTGCAGATATTAGGAATCAGCCAGCATGTCATCTCCTGCTCTTTTCTCCGGGATTTATACCCTTGCCCTCGGACACTGATGCACAATGTGGCATCTTCAGTTGCTACCGGAGGAGCTTAAAGCTTCACTCCTGGGGTAAGGTAGGAATTAGGTATTTGGGTGTGTGTTTCGGGGGTGATTTAAATGGCTCTGGAACTTGAAGCTGCTCCAGAACACACGCAAGCGTCCAGTAGAACCAGGAGCTTTTCATTAAAATCCAGCAGGGCCACAAGAAGCCTGTCATTGGCCAGGTTCCCAGGCCACCCGAACCTGgcgtgggggaggaggaggggggggaTTAAAGACAAACCCCGCCCAAAGCCTAGGGCGATGGAGTTGGCACCAAGGACGTCTGGTCACCCCCAGGACAGCGCACAGCGCGCCGGACACTTCAAAGGGCGCAGGAGCGAAGCAGCCCTCCTCGCGGTGCCTTGCTCCTCCGCGGCCCGCGCGTCGAGATCAGGGTCTGGGTGGGAAGCAGACGCGCAATCAGCGAGAAGCACGAGCGGCGGAGGAAAAATCCAGAGAGCTGAAGCCAGAAAGAAGCGGGGCAGCGTCTCGAGCACAAGCAGATTTTGCCCTGCACGTCCAGCGCACCGCCTCGGTGCCCCGGCGAAAGCTTCGTCACCGGAGCCCGGAGTGGGGCGTCCTCCGGGGGAGGGGGCGCAGCGGCCCCCTGCACCGCACTCTTCGCCGGGCGCCACCAGCCCCCAAGCAACGTCAAGGACAGGGATCCCGACCATGGCCGAGGCCGCGGAGCCGGAGGGGGGCGCCTCGGGTCCCCAGGGGCCGCCCGAGGGCCCAGCGCTTCTGGCAGAGAGACCGGGCGAGCCGGGGGCCGCGGGCGGGGAGGCCGAGGGGCAGCCGGCGAGCGAGGGCGCCGCGGAGGTGCCGGGGGGCGAGGGGCCGGGCGCAGCGGCTGCGGCCGCGGTGAAGGAGGAGGGAGGCGGCGGGCCGGGCGGAGGGAGCCCAGGCGAGCAAGCGCCGGGCGCGGGCAGTGGCTCGGAGACCGGGACGCGGGGAGCCAGGGGAGCGCAGGGCGAAGCCGAGGCCGACGGGGGCGTCCCGGAGGGCGCGGAGGTCCCCCGGGGAGAGGAGGAGGCGAGCGGCGCGGAGCAGGAGGGCGCGCGGGCAGAAGCCCCAGCGGAGGGTCAGGGGGAGTCCGCGGCCCCCGAAGCCCCCGAGACGCCGGTGGAGGCGGAGCGCGGGCCGGAGGCGCCGGGAGGCAGCGCGCCGGGGGCGTCCGGGGACAGTGTAGACGCCGAGGGGCCGGCGGGAGGGGCGCACGGGGCAGAGGGCGAGCCCCAGGATGGAGAGGAccgcagcccccagccccaggtcGAGGCGATTGAAGTCGCAGCCGCGCAGAGCGGGGCGCTCAGCCCCGGGGAGCTCACGGGGGGCGCGGCCGCGGACGCCGCGGAGGAGGCGGGGAGCCCGGAGAAAGAGGGGTCCCAGGAAGCGGTCCCCGGGGACGCTGGGGCAGACGCTGGCGAGGACGGGGACCGGGGCGGGCCCCAGGAGGAGgcggagaaggaagaggagatagGAGAGCCGGGCCCGGAGGGGCCGAGCGAGGAAGCCGCAGCCGGGGACAAGGAGGAGCCCCCCGACGGCAGCCCCCGTGCGGAGGCGGCTGTGTCCAGCGGGGCCGCGGAGCCGCAGGCCGGGCTCAGCAACCACCTGGCCGAGGAGTGCAGCGCCGAGGGCGGCGACGAGTCGGCGCGAGTGAACGGCCGCGGGGAGGACGGAGAGGCGTCCGAGGAGGGGGCCCCGGGGCAGGAGCACGACATCACCCTCTTCGTCAAGGTAAACGTCGCCTCCCCCCCGGACTCCTAGGACGCCCCCTCCCATTCCTAACCTTGGTCTTCTCAGATCCGAGAGGGACGCGACAGGGACGCGCCGCGAGGGCGCCCTCGGTGTCTCGAGTGTCACTAGGCGCTTCCATCCGCAGATGGGAGGCGGGACAGGCGGGGTGTAACGCAGAAGAGTTTcgagagcagttgggggaggacTTGACAGTTTGGAAGCAAAGAGGTTGGGGTCGGGGTGGTGAGTCCAGCATCCCACTGTCAGCTATCCTGAAATCCCTAACCGGCCGTCCTAGTCGGGAAGTTATTAAAGAATTGTGCAACTTATAAAAAGCGACATGCCCTGTTGGTGTTTAAAGGAATTTCTGCCAAAGGAGGCACTAAAACTTAAAGTAAATAAGTGCAAACAGGTAGGTTCCAGGTGAGAAGTACCTCCTGGACTCCAGTCTCAGAGGCCCAGAGCTGCCGATGTTTTCAGCCCCCAAAAGGTATTCCGCTTTGGTAGAATCAATAATATATGTTCGGGAGGAAAGTGGAAACTTACttacatattttgatatttattgaacGTTTTGACATTAATTTTGGAAGAATACAAGGTGCTGGTGACTTGAATGTCGTTTGCCTGTATGTCATATCTTCAACCTCACCTCTAACAGTGAGAGGGCAACGTTTTGTGAAGGAATCTATAGAGACACTACTGAGGCAGTTTTAAATGGGCATTTTTTACAAGGCATCAAAAATGCAGGGACAAAGTCCAGCAGCAGCTCACACCAggatcattattttttttaaaaagtcctttcgGAAGACCTTTGGCCAGACCTAGGAAAGCTGGAGATAATAAGGTTAAGAATGTGAATTGCATGTTAAATCTTAATCCTTCAGAAATACTTTCAGGCTTATAGAAGCCAGTTAGGAGACCTCTCAGGCTGAAATGTAAGCACATTctaagaagtaaaaaagaaatgctcCCAAAGTGATTAACATAAGAATTTTAAGAATTGTTTGTGTGGCAGGGGACTGGGACACAGTGGGTAGGCGTTTCTTCACTAGTGAGAAGGCGCTGTTCCTAGTATTTTTAAAGACCCTGGGACATTGTAAAATTACATATTGGGACATAACCTGAGGGCACCATCCCCAGCGAGGCCACTGGGAAGAGCTAGAGCACATGCTACCGTGTGGCCACAAGTCTGCTCCTCTTGGCCACCTTGGTTTGAGAAATTTCCCATGGCTCTGGTTGCATGGCTACATGATTCCAGCAAATGGCCTCTTACCACAGTTTTGAAACACAGTAACAGCTTTCTAATTTGACTCCCTGCTTCTATTCTTGGCCCTGTCTAGTCTAGTGCCTTTGTAATAGCCAGTGAACTAGGTAAAAGATCTGATCATTTTGCTTCTTGGTGCAAAATTCTTCAGTTGTTTATTGGAGAATTCCAGAAAAATTTACACTCCTTAGGCCATTCTGTCTGGGCTTCCCTTGGCATTGCTGAGTGTCTCCACCCTTTGACACCGATGGTACTGCTATGCCAGCTGTATTAAAGTACTTACCTTTCCTTGCGAAAAAACACTCTTTCCTGCCTTGAAGTTTTGCATGTGCTGTACCCTCTGCCTGAATGGAGTTTCTCCCTCGTTGCTCCTATCCCAGGTTATCTGCTACATGTCCAAGATTTAGCATGGGCATCATCTCCTCTGAGGAGACTTTTCCACCCCCAGTGTGGGTTGGGTGTCCTGCTGAATCTCCATTCACATGGCGCTGTCCTCTGCATGCTTTGTCTCTTCCCTTGACCGTGTGAAACTCATTGTTATAGCTCCAGTGTGGAGCACAGATGTGTTACATGACGAGGGTTTGAATGGGTGGCTGGCTGCCTGCATGAGGTAGTGTAGTGTGATGATCAAGAACATGGACTTCAGAGCCAGCAGGTCTGGGAtaaaatcctgactctgccactttcttgctgtgtgaccttgggtgagttacttaacctttctgtgcctttgtTGTCTCATTAATAGAATGGGGACACTAGTAGTACCTACCCTTTGAGGTTATTGTGGGAATTCAAGAATCAGattatgtaaagcacttagaacagtgcttggcttGAAATAAGCATAGTAAAGTTTGATTTCTTATTGTTACATCTGCTCTGCTTCCATAAACTTTCATTGAGTTTGCACAGAAACAGTCCCTTCCCATTCTATtcctgtcatttttctttctttctttctttctttctttctttctttctttctttctttctttctttctttctttctttctttctttctttctttctttctttctttctttctttctttctttctttctttctttcttttttagggaAAATCCCTCTAGGTCTCCAATTATCTCCgttctctggggaaaaaaatgttatgaaaagtaagaaaatctTGTTTTCTCGGATGCTGCTGGCGAGGAGTTTGTGTAGGCAAAGGCAAGGGGCGTCTGGTGGGCAGCTTTACCCTGATGACTGACTGGGTGCTCAGTTGTTgaccttttttttctcctttgagtaAGGAAACAGATCTCCAAACAGTGAGACTGATTAACTTCTCTGGGTCACTTAAGATGTGCCTCCTAGGATTGATAAGGCATATCAGTTTCTTCTTATCCTACTAATcattctctttaaaaacaaaaaaacaaaggacctcaaagaaaaaaaaaaaaaaaaacaagaaaaaaacctttAGACTCTTATATCTTCAAAGTTTGTAATACTTGACTTGAAATTCTTAACCTTAGTTCAGAACAGGATTTCTCCGCCAGAATTAGCTTTTTCCAGGTTCCTTCTTTGGGCTCCATTTTATCTGGATTCAATACTCCACAGCGGACAGCTGACCTGGGTTTTGTGAACATTTCAAGGCAAGTACTCAGGCTGGGTTTTCTATGGCATGGCTGGAGTGTGGAGTTCACAGAGCTGTTCTTTAAGGATTACACTGCAATATTCTTCCAAAAGCTCCCCTGACCTTCAGATGAGAGCCTGCTAAccccattttaaaatcaattagcCCACATTCCATTTGTGCActtttaacttttacattttttccttttttttaaaaaataaatgttttggttACAAATATACCTGAAAGTAATGACTTACTACCTAGTAATATCTAATAATAATTGCCTCAAATCTGTTTCTAATTTTAGCTGCCCGATAGATTGATATTCCCCATCTTTAGGAGAATTATCATGTTATtaatttgttattctgttttattctatACGTATATAAGGATGTATTCTTGTAAAATATCCAGGAACATATACAACAGGCCAAGGAAGACCTTGAATTGTTTTATGGTAAATTAATTGCTGATTATGtgaacttttagttttgttttctcaaagAAGTGTTAATTATTTGTTATCTAATTATAGGGTTACCCTGCAACGTATTTAGTAagaaagatttttctcctttattcacaACAGCAAGGAGTGACAACATAATAACATAAAACATAAGAtcataacaacaaacaaaatgctaACAACAAGGATAAAGTAAGGACTTCAGCAGCTGTGGAGATTTAGTCACCAGGGGAGTCTTACTTACGGTTTTGTTTCCTCTAATCCAGCACGTATACATTGAGTCTGGGTCTTTGGGTGGGACAGTCTGAGAAATGGATTTCTGGGAAAATTGTACATGgcttaattttatattcattcattgtGAACAGTGAATAATCCTGGGCCAGTGTCTAAGAATTTCTCAAATAGTGTTTAGCATACCATATATTTAACTATTAACAAAACTTTCACTCACCATCACATTTGGGTTCTCCAAAGAGGTGAACTGAGACCTGATGGAACCAAGTAAAACTCAAGAAGGATATGGCCTTTTGAATGAGCATCGTCACCtagaaatgccaaaaaaaaaaaaaaaaaaaaaaaaaaaaagccatccaAACATTGTCACACCAGATGGCTGGACAGAAACATGCTAGGACCAGCATCTGATGTTCTCTTGGTAGACTAGTAGGCTGCAGCTCTCTGTGCACATTTTGCTGGGAGAGACATGTTGAGGCCTGTTCTGTGGGGTCTGGTGTCCGAGGAGCTTGAAAGGGAGCTATTTTCATATGTGTGTGCTATGTGTTCTGAAGGGATGTGAGCAAAGATGCACTTCTCTGACTTTAAATCTCccctaaaaacatttttgtattgTGCTTTCTGATTGTCTTATGAAACACGCTTACAAATTACCTATTTGAAATCAGTACAGGGTCATTCAGGGTAGAACAGGATGTTTTCCTAACCTCTTACATCCAGACACACGTGTATGCACAGGCACAATGGCAGCAGTGAGACCCCTCCTCACAATGAGATCCACATTATAAACCCCCTCTCTATCCTCACCACCAGGCACCGAATGAGCTCATGGCAGGCCCTCAGTCATTGCTTTTTGGTGACGATAGGTAGGTAGTTGGGTCGATGGCCGATCGGCTAAAGGTGGCTCAGCTAGTGAGAAGCAAAGCCTGAAACATGAGCCCACTTCCCCCTGTGCAGCCAGTGGCCCTTCCTCCATGAAGATGTCCTGGCAGCAGGGCTACAAGATGCTGAGGGCTTTGGGAACTTGTGGCTCTGTCCTGCCATGTGCACCTGCGCCACAGCTCCCATCCCTGTCTGGGCTGATGGGCCATGTGCCTCCTGGGCCCAATTGTGCTTATTTACCTTTGGCACGGGCTGCCCTCCTTGCCTTTATGTCCTTGGTTTCACATGGCCAGAATTTCTCCATTAAACCCCCTCAGATATCCTGTTTCCTTGAGTATCTAAAAACCCACAGGACACATTCAGAAATACTACACTGGGTCCCTTAAGCATGTAAATTTACTCTTTCACTTTAGACACTTAGATAAAATCTAGAATTTGAAGGAATGAGTAAAAGCCAAAGCTCTGACCCATGCTTTAGGTTCAGGTGGATCATCATGCTATATATAGTTTCATATGAGTTTATCATCTACAGTGCGTTGAGCACTGTGCTAGGGTGTGGGGACGCATTGGCAGCCAAGGCTGCCAAGGTCCTTGCCCTCCCAGAGCTTACTATCTAGCATGGAAGACAGACACGGAGCAATGTAATACATCAAGTGTGCATAGCCTCTTCACTAGGCTGGAAGCCTGCAGAGGCAGCGACCATGGAGATTTTGCCCGTCATTGTTCTCTCAGCCCTTAGCACGGGGTCCAGCACAGAAGAGACAGTACTGGTTGGTATGAAGAGATGGAGGGGTGGAGGATGAGCAGGAGGACCTGCAGACGCGATGATAGTCACTACGTAGTTGTTGACTTCATAGTATTTGGGGAGACACAACCATTTTACTTTCTGGTCCACAGAGCTTGGGACCCTCTGCTAAGCCCTGGTACAAATTCTTCAAGATTTTTCTAAAATAGGCTGCCTTTGGTCATCTGCCACTCTCTGAGCTCCTGCCACATTCAgcaaagaaaaggttttttgagAGTTGGGGAGGTGGACGTTCAAATCTCCTAACCTCCTCCTTTTTCAGCattaattttcttgctttttttctgcTTGAGTTTTCATTCATAAACTGGGCCCTGAATCTGGGAGATATTTTCTCCACAATGTAGACAGCTTCTGAAAGACACCTTTCTGCTTTCTGgcagcccattctcctctctagAGGGAGACATTTCCAAGTCCATGTTCAGCTGGAGTCCTTGCTTGACTTGAAAACCCCATTTTCTCTTTGTCAAAACAGCATTTTAATTTGGAGGTGTTGCTGCTTATGT contains the following coding sequences:
- the CLIC6 gene encoding chloride intracellular channel protein 6, with translation MAEAAEPEGGASGPQGPPEGPALLAERPGEPGAAGGEAEGQPASEGAAEVPGGEGPGAAAAAAVKEEGGGGPGGGSPGEQAPGAGSGSETGTRGARGAQGEAEADGGVPEGAEVPRGEEEASGAEQEGARAEAPAEGQGESAAPEAPETPVEAERGPEAPGGSAPGASGDSVDAEGPAGGAHGAEGEPQDGEDRSPQPQVEAIEVAAAQSGALSPGELTGGAAADAAEEAGSPEKEGSQEAVPGDAGADAGEDGDRGGPQEEAEKEEEIGEPGPEGPSEEAAAGDKEEPPDGSPRAEAAVSSGAAEPQAGLSNHLAEECSAEGGDESARVNGRGEDGEASEEGAPGQEHDITLFVKAGYDGESIGNCPFSQRLFMILWLKGVIFNVTTVDLKRKPADLQNLAPGTNPPFMTFDGEVKTDVNKIEEFLEEKLVPPRYPKLGTQHPESNSAGNDVFAKFSAFIKNTKKDANEIYEKNLLRALKKLDNYLNSPLPDEVDNYSTEDVTVSGRKFLDGNELTLADCNLLPKLHIIKIVAKKYRDFEFPSEMTGIWRYLNNAYARDEFTNTCPADQEIEHAYSDVAKRMK